In the genome of Desulfovibrio desulfuricans, one region contains:
- a CDS encoding ABC transporter substrate-binding protein, with amino-acid sequence MKRIRTLFMTLLCFCLCAGSALAGQTNLTFYFPVSVGGPITKIVEGMTQEFMKENPDIKITPVYSGNYRDTLTKALTAQRGGEPPHVAVLLSTDMFTLIDENAIVSYDEIVGKDNMAFTKDYFPGFLRNSQTDGKTWGIPFQRSTIVMYWNKEMFKEAGLDPEKAPATWQELVDMGKKLTKKDESGKVSQWGVAIPSTGYAYWMLQALAITNGVELMNDAGNKVFFDDPKNVEALKFLTDLAYKYEVSPKGTIDWSTTPRDFFERKTAIMWTTTGNLTNVRTNAKFPFGVAMLPANTRLGSPTGGGNFYIFKNSSPDERKAAVKFVQWMTTAERAAQWGIDTGYVAVRPDAWKTERMEAYVKGFPYAAVARDQLAHAVPELSTHENQRVTKALDDAIQAAVNGSKKPDDALKDAQREADRILRRYQK; translated from the coding sequence ATGAAACGTATTCGCACGTTATTTATGACGCTTTTATGTTTTTGCCTGTGCGCTGGCAGCGCGCTGGCGGGCCAGACAAACCTGACGTTTTACTTTCCTGTTTCTGTTGGCGGCCCCATCACCAAGATTGTTGAGGGCATGACCCAGGAATTTATGAAAGAAAACCCCGATATCAAGATTACGCCTGTATATTCGGGCAACTACCGCGACACGCTCACCAAGGCACTTACCGCCCAGCGCGGCGGCGAGCCGCCGCATGTGGCAGTGCTGCTCTCCACCGACATGTTTACCCTTATTGATGAAAACGCCATCGTCTCCTACGACGAAATCGTGGGCAAGGACAACATGGCCTTTACCAAGGATTACTTTCCCGGTTTTTTGCGCAACAGCCAGACTGACGGCAAGACCTGGGGCATCCCCTTTCAGCGCTCGACCATCGTGATGTACTGGAACAAGGAAATGTTCAAGGAAGCCGGTCTTGACCCTGAAAAGGCCCCTGCCACCTGGCAGGAACTGGTAGACATGGGCAAAAAGCTCACCAAAAAGGACGAATCCGGCAAGGTCTCGCAGTGGGGCGTGGCTATCCCCAGCACGGGGTACGCCTACTGGATGCTGCAGGCGCTGGCCATCACCAACGGCGTGGAGCTGATGAACGACGCTGGCAACAAGGTGTTTTTTGACGACCCCAAAAACGTCGAAGCCCTCAAGTTTCTTACCGATCTGGCCTACAAGTACGAGGTCTCGCCCAAGGGAACCATCGACTGGTCAACGACCCCGCGCGATTTTTTTGAGCGCAAAACCGCCATCATGTGGACCACCACCGGCAACCTCACCAATGTGCGCACCAATGCCAAGTTTCCCTTCGGCGTAGCCATGCTGCCCGCCAATACGCGCCTTGGCTCGCCCACCGGCGGCGGCAACTTTTATATTTTCAAAAACTCCTCGCCTGACGAACGCAAGGCAGCCGTCAAGTTTGTGCAGTGGATGACCACCGCCGAGCGCGCCGCCCAGTGGGGCATCGACACCGGCTATGTGGCGGTGCGCCCCGACGCGTGGAAGACCGAGCGCATGGAAGCCTACGTCAAGGGCTTTCCTTACGCGGCAGTGGCCCGCGACCAGCTGGCCCATGCCGTGCCCGAGCTCTCCACCCACGAAAACCAGCGCGTAACCAAGGCGCTGGACGATGCCATCCAGGCTGCCGTCAACGGCTCCAAAAAGCCTGACGACGCGCTCAAGGATGCCCAGCGCGAAGCTGACCGCATTCTGCGCCGCTACCAGAAGTAA
- a CDS encoding glutamate synthase, with product MCRIGSIKSKTPVPPSMALNLMLPQQEGHDNSGFAMVMQDLEGVFSHYKDKPLLSLACTPEGVQLVNDYMEERAFVQVAQWVPEVDKRPDLKINAMPRYVFRNYDYPEEYRTRSQKEREDLLLDTRLELRALLAEKQNGFVYSFWPDVLTLKEIGDPADIAVYFRLWNNDGRLTARNIVTQCRQNTNYAIVRYAAHPFFLQGYTVCANGENTFFTKNKEFQKSLHRGYVGFESDSQNFLYTLHYVLHELRWPIKYYKHVITPLPFVEVEKRADRKVLNLIRESLAHLEINGPNTIIGLLPDGKMITCCDSKKLRPVVVGGTSDMVAIASEVCGLNAIMPERDLSKDIYPNEREMVVIDNDLAVQRWNQ from the coding sequence ATGTGCAGAATTGGTTCCATCAAGAGCAAGACGCCTGTGCCCCCCTCTATGGCGCTCAATCTTATGCTGCCACAGCAGGAAGGGCATGACAATTCAGGTTTTGCAATGGTTATGCAGGATCTGGAAGGCGTGTTCAGCCACTACAAGGACAAGCCCCTGCTTTCATTGGCCTGCACCCCCGAGGGCGTGCAGCTGGTCAATGATTACATGGAAGAAAGGGCTTTTGTTCAGGTGGCTCAATGGGTCCCCGAAGTGGACAAGCGCCCAGATCTAAAGATCAATGCCATGCCCCGTTATGTCTTTCGCAACTACGACTACCCCGAGGAATACCGCACGCGTAGTCAGAAAGAACGCGAAGACCTGCTGCTGGACACGCGTCTTGAGCTGAGGGCTTTGTTGGCCGAGAAGCAGAATGGCTTTGTCTATTCCTTTTGGCCTGATGTGCTGACCCTTAAAGAAATTGGCGATCCTGCCGACATAGCTGTCTATTTTCGACTATGGAACAACGATGGCCGCCTGACTGCACGCAATATTGTGACCCAGTGCCGCCAAAACACCAACTACGCCATCGTGCGTTATGCCGCGCATCCCTTCTTTTTGCAGGGGTACACCGTGTGCGCCAACGGTGAAAACACGTTTTTTACCAAGAACAAAGAGTTTCAGAAGTCGTTGCACAGAGGGTATGTGGGGTTTGAATCCGACTCGCAAAACTTTTTGTACACGCTGCACTACGTGCTGCATGAGTTGCGCTGGCCCATCAAATATTACAAGCACGTCATCACGCCTCTGCCCTTTGTGGAGGTCGAAAAGCGCGCCGACCGCAAGGTGCTGAACCTTATACGTGAATCGCTTGCGCATCTTGAGATCAACGGCCCCAACACCATCATCGGCCTTCTGCCCGACGGCAAGATGATTACCTGCTGCGACTCAAAAAAGCTGCGGCCCGTTGTTGTGGGCGGCACCTCGGACATGGTGGCCATCGCCTCCGAGGTGTGCGGTCTGAACGCCATCATGCCTGAACGCGACCTTTCCAAAGACATCTACCCCAACGAGCGGGAGATGGTTGTTATTGACAACGACCTGGCGGTGCAGAGATGGAATCAGTAA
- a CDS encoding ABC transporter ATP-binding protein, whose protein sequence is MSAIRLENVCKQWGATHAVQNVSFEVNEGSLLVLLGPSGCGKSTTLRLIAGLESVTGGRIYIGDRDVTDLPPAERHLAMVFQSYALFPHLTVRENILFGLKVRKVPEADQNRRLDNAVEILGLSGLLQRKPSALSGGQQQRVALGRALVAEASVCLMDEPLSNLDAKLRLEMRREIRELQQRLGMTMVYVTHDQTEAMSMADNIILMQHGHIVQNDAPVAMYSRPATTFAASFIGTPPMNLLRVAMQDGQPVIAGSSGCRVPGPVSGDCTLGIRPEHVQVTEDGPWEAEVLSMEYLGADSVLACSLGQQQLAVQVAGNPGFKPGHKLRLTFSSDALHYFDAKAGARMEWA, encoded by the coding sequence TTGTCCGCAATACGTCTTGAAAACGTATGTAAACAGTGGGGCGCCACCCACGCTGTGCAAAATGTTTCCTTTGAGGTCAATGAAGGCTCGCTTCTTGTGTTGCTGGGGCCGTCCGGCTGCGGTAAATCAACGACCCTGCGGCTTATTGCCGGGCTTGAGAGCGTTACCGGCGGGCGCATCTACATAGGCGACCGCGACGTCACCGACCTGCCCCCGGCGGAACGCCATCTGGCCATGGTTTTTCAGTCGTACGCCCTTTTTCCGCACCTTACGGTGAGAGAAAACATCCTCTTTGGCCTCAAGGTACGCAAAGTGCCCGAGGCCGACCAAAACAGACGGCTGGACAACGCGGTGGAAATTCTTGGGCTTTCCGGCCTGCTGCAACGAAAGCCATCGGCCCTCTCCGGCGGGCAGCAGCAGCGCGTAGCCCTTGGCCGGGCCCTGGTCGCCGAGGCCTCCGTGTGCCTTATGGACGAGCCGCTCTCCAACCTGGACGCCAAGCTGCGCCTTGAGATGCGCCGCGAAATCCGCGAGCTGCAGCAGCGCCTTGGCATGACCATGGTTTACGTCACCCACGACCAGACTGAGGCCATGAGCATGGCAGACAACATCATCCTGATGCAGCACGGGCATATTGTGCAAAACGACGCGCCCGTGGCCATGTACTCCCGCCCGGCCACCACCTTTGCCGCCAGCTTTATCGGCACCCCGCCCATGAACCTTTTGCGCGTAGCCATGCAGGATGGGCAGCCTGTCATTGCCGGCAGCAGCGGCTGCCGCGTGCCCGGCCCTGTGTCGGGCGACTGCACGCTGGGCATACGGCCCGAACATGTGCAGGTGACGGAAGACGGCCCATGGGAGGCCGAAGTGCTGAGCATGGAGTATCTTGGTGCGGATTCCGTGCTGGCGTGCAGTCTGGGGCAGCAGCAGCTTGCCGTTCAGGTTGCGGGCAACCCCGGTTTTAAACCCGGCCACAAGCTGCGCCTGACCTTCAGCAGCGATGCCCTGCACTATTTTGACGCCAAGGCCGGCGCGCGCATGGAATGGGCGTAG
- a CDS encoding carboxylesterase/lipase family protein: protein MKNRILILVVMLLCACARPISQHESSTDTLAATKYGEVQGFVASGVKTWLGIPYAAPPVGELRFRRNQPPQPWQGVKKCVAFGNKPIQYMNMFGLERSRLPASEDCLYLNVWTPQTAGRDANLPVFVWIYGGAYHMGEGSDPMYDGASFARDGVVFVNFNYRVGPLGFYDFSMYGSRFESNCGVSDQIAALRWVRDNIAAFGGDPNNVTIAGESAGGTGVYNMLASPAARGLFQKAIAESGVTGNTESRRMVEMNNAIFFEKLGVNPRTDINKLLDMPAQDMLAAAAYTLKEGPRRHPGIFMPGPVKDDLLPLHPWEAMAQGNARGVNVILGTNRNEGTLFALLGLLPKDWGQVEKMLRDNGTADSIPAVTDLYAAENGTKKMTSLAGDRAFVVDMVKSADAQSVFGNTYVYRFDYAPLLPGLLALGAAHSAEISTALATNDHPFWLLTPAARRKELTQAMHGAWLNFVKTGNPNGPGVSPAWPQYDPERRLTYIFDQSNSVEANPHNRVYEVWKDIQLYQ from the coding sequence ATGAAAAACCGTATCCTCATCCTGGTGGTAATGCTCTTGTGTGCTTGCGCCCGACCCATCTCACAGCATGAATCATCCACTGACACCCTTGCTGCCACCAAGTACGGCGAGGTGCAGGGCTTTGTTGCCTCTGGCGTAAAAACGTGGCTGGGCATCCCCTATGCCGCGCCGCCCGTGGGCGAGCTGCGCTTTCGCCGCAACCAGCCGCCGCAACCGTGGCAGGGCGTAAAAAAATGCGTGGCCTTTGGCAACAAGCCCATCCAGTACATGAACATGTTTGGGCTTGAGCGGTCGCGGCTTCCTGCCAGCGAGGACTGCCTGTACCTCAACGTATGGACGCCGCAGACCGCTGGCAGAGACGCCAATCTGCCCGTATTTGTATGGATATACGGCGGCGCGTACCACATGGGCGAGGGCAGCGACCCCATGTACGACGGCGCTTCCTTTGCCAGAGACGGGGTGGTCTTTGTCAATTTCAACTATCGGGTGGGGCCGCTGGGTTTTTACGATTTTTCCATGTACGGCAGCCGGTTTGAATCAAACTGCGGCGTGTCCGACCAGATCGCGGCCCTGCGCTGGGTGCGCGACAACATCGCCGCGTTTGGCGGCGACCCAAACAACGTGACCATAGCTGGCGAATCCGCCGGGGGCACGGGCGTGTACAACATGCTGGCCTCGCCCGCCGCCAGGGGCCTGTTCCAAAAGGCCATTGCCGAAAGCGGCGTCACCGGAAATACCGAATCCCGCCGCATGGTCGAGATGAACAATGCCATCTTTTTTGAAAAACTGGGCGTCAACCCGCGCACCGACATAAACAAACTGCTGGATATGCCCGCGCAGGACATGCTTGCTGCAGCCGCATATACCCTCAAGGAGGGGCCGCGCCGCCATCCCGGCATATTCATGCCCGGCCCGGTCAAGGATGATCTGCTGCCCCTGCACCCATGGGAGGCCATGGCGCAGGGCAATGCCAGGGGGGTCAACGTCATCCTTGGCACAAACCGCAACGAAGGCACGCTGTTTGCCCTGCTGGGCCTGCTGCCCAAAGACTGGGGGCAGGTGGAAAAAATGCTGCGCGACAATGGCACTGCCGACAGTATCCCCGCTGTGACGGATCTTTACGCGGCGGAAAACGGCACAAAAAAAATGACCTCTCTGGCGGGCGACCGCGCATTTGTGGTCGATATGGTCAAAAGCGCAGATGCGCAAAGCGTCTTTGGCAATACCTATGTGTACCGCTTTGACTACGCGCCTCTGCTGCCAGGCCTGCTGGCGCTGGGCGCCGCCCATTCTGCGGAAATTTCCACGGCTCTCGCCACCAACGATCACCCTTTCTGGCTGCTCACGCCCGCGGCGCGGCGCAAGGAGCTTACGCAGGCCATGCACGGCGCATGGCTGAACTTTGTCAAGACAGGCAATCCCAACGGCCCCGGCGTTTCGCCGGCATGGCCGCAATATGATCCGGAGCGGCGGCTCACCTACATCTTTGACCAGAGCAATTCGGTAGAAGCCAACCCGCACAACAGGGTCTATGAAGTGTGGAAGGATATTCAACTGTACCAGTAG
- a CDS encoding phosphodiesterase, producing MFVAQISDLHVAAGRGLAFNVADGALLLEKTVAHLAALPQKPDCVVVSGDISVNGQTGGYELAAAALGTLAMPVYTIPGNHDRRENFMAGLARFCPADPAVAPYLCYTVEEYPLRLVFFDGTRPGSHSGHFDAPVAAWLEATLAAQPERPTLVFTHHPPFATALGVMDEPYENAGELGRILQKFSNVRLCCGHLHRYMFTVWHGVAALTAPPVCMHIVPDFCPTGGDAFTDEAPAFLLHHFTDGRVNTHYCRVPGEFAARGPFSFSRPPE from the coding sequence ATGTTTGTAGCGCAAATATCTGACCTGCATGTGGCGGCCGGGCGCGGGCTGGCATTCAATGTCGCCGATGGCGCGCTGCTGCTCGAAAAGACCGTGGCGCATCTGGCCGCCTTGCCGCAAAAGCCTGACTGCGTTGTGGTGAGCGGCGATATATCGGTTAACGGGCAGACTGGCGGGTATGAGCTTGCGGCCGCAGCGCTGGGCACGCTTGCAATGCCCGTTTACACCATACCCGGCAACCATGACAGACGTGAAAACTTCATGGCCGGGCTTGCCCGGTTTTGCCCCGCAGACCCAGCTGTTGCGCCGTATCTGTGCTATACGGTCGAAGAGTATCCGCTTCGGCTGGTATTTTTTGACGGAACCCGCCCCGGTTCGCATTCCGGCCATTTTGACGCGCCAGTGGCGGCATGGCTTGAAGCTACGCTGGCAGCGCAGCCGGAGAGACCCACGCTGGTGTTTACGCACCATCCGCCCTTTGCCACAGCCCTGGGCGTGATGGACGAGCCCTACGAAAACGCGGGCGAGCTTGGCCGCATATTGCAAAAATTCTCCAACGTGCGCCTTTGCTGCGGGCATCTGCACAGGTATATGTTTACCGTGTGGCATGGAGTTGCGGCGCTCACTGCGCCGCCGGTGTGCATGCATATAGTGCCCGACTTTTGCCCCACCGGCGGCGATGCCTTTACCGACGAGGCCCCGGCCTTTTTGCTGCACCACTTTACAGATGGCCGGGTAAACACCCACTATTGCCGCGTGCCAGGTGAATTTGCCGCGCGTGGGCCGTTCAGCTTTTCAAGGCCGCCGGAATAG
- a CDS encoding AAA family ATPase, with protein MKNIFLIGGTMGVGKTTTCQILKKKLNNSVFLDGDWCWDMHPFQVTEETKQMVMENICFVLNNYIKCSAYENIIFCWVMHEQKIIDNILSHLDTTRCNIHIISLICDKYELKKRIIDDINNGIRTEDAVNMSIDRINLYAKLNTYKVDVSNITPEEAAILVLNNC; from the coding sequence ATGAAAAACATTTTTTTGATTGGTGGCACAATGGGCGTTGGAAAAACTACTACGTGCCAGATTTTAAAGAAGAAATTGAACAATAGTGTTTTTCTTGATGGAGATTGGTGCTGGGATATGCATCCATTTCAAGTTACTGAAGAAACAAAGCAGATGGTCATGGAAAACATCTGCTTTGTTCTGAATAATTACATTAAATGCTCTGCTTATGAAAATATTATATTCTGCTGGGTTATGCATGAGCAAAAAATTATCGACAATATTCTTTCACACCTTGATACTACACGATGCAATATACATATTATATCTTTAATTTGCGATAAATATGAGTTAAAAAAAAGAATAATAGACGACATAAATAACGGAATACGAACTGAAGATGCAGTCAACATGAGCATTGATCGCATCAATTTGTATGCAAAACTTAATACCTATAAAGTAGATGTGTCTAACATTACACCAGAAGAAGCAGCAATTCTTGTCTTAAATAATTGTTGA
- a CDS encoding carbohydrate ABC transporter permease yields the protein MFKPETMRQINAWLLLLPGFALVVTFTHFPAVSTFIHSFFMDGRGGAPAQFVGLEQYRYLLDDEVFLKSLRNNIIFACCTIPCSMSMAMLMAFLVNARLRGQAFLRLCYFVPTVLPMIAVANIWLFFYTPDYGLLEQLRYFLGATTGINWLGSEDTALFCVISVAVWKDAGFFMIFYLAALQQIPPSLGEAAMLEGASRAYYYRRVVIPLLMPTTLFVLINATINAFRMVDHLFVLTQGGPNNATSLLLYYIYETSFKFWDTGYGATLTMVLLGFLGFAAFVQFGIIEKRVHYR from the coding sequence ATGTTCAAACCGGAAACCATGCGGCAAATCAACGCATGGCTGCTTTTGCTCCCCGGCTTTGCCCTGGTGGTGACGTTTACGCACTTTCCTGCTGTAAGCACGTTTATCCACAGTTTTTTTATGGATGGCCGGGGCGGTGCGCCCGCCCAGTTTGTGGGGCTTGAGCAGTATCGTTATCTGCTGGATGATGAGGTTTTTCTCAAATCGCTGCGCAATAACATCATCTTTGCCTGCTGCACCATCCCCTGCTCCATGTCCATGGCCATGCTCATGGCCTTTCTGGTCAATGCGCGCCTCAGGGGGCAGGCATTTTTGCGCCTGTGCTACTTTGTGCCCACGGTACTGCCCATGATTGCCGTGGCCAACATCTGGCTGTTTTTTTACACGCCCGATTACGGCCTGCTTGAACAGCTGCGCTACTTTTTGGGTGCGACCACAGGCATAAACTGGCTGGGCAGCGAAGACACCGCCCTGTTTTGCGTTATCTCTGTTGCGGTGTGGAAGGATGCGGGATTTTTTATGATTTTTTATCTCGCGGCCCTGCAGCAAATTCCGCCCAGTCTGGGCGAGGCTGCCATGCTCGAGGGCGCCTCGCGCGCCTATTATTACCGCCGCGTGGTTATTCCGCTGCTTATGCCCACCACGCTTTTTGTGCTCATCAACGCCACCATCAACGCCTTCCGCATGGTGGATCATCTGTTTGTGCTCACCCAGGGCGGCCCCAACAACGCGACCTCGCTGCTGCTCTACTATATTTACGAGACCAGCTTCAAATTTTGGGACACGGGCTACGGGGCCACGCTGACCATGGTGCTGCTGGGCTTTTTGGGGTTTGCCGCCTTTGTGCAGTTTGGCATCATAGAAAAAAGGGTGCACTACAGATGA
- a CDS encoding methyl-accepting chemotaxis protein: MTTLVFTEVTIPQLSDALHSKYEYGLKSVVDVATQDITDRLKGVNDPKEQYALIEKYTDYQRFFPNDEGYFFTYKIDGTRINVPTNKSQNGKNVIDLKDTDGVFFIRELIETAKKGGGFVSYRFDKPGAGVQPKLAYTRIIPGTDVIIGTGVYIDSVEAERARIANLVSEKNNHYDHLEMLICAGILAAILCFVWVVARIICRPLHQITVEAETIAKGEEAVRPKLKASCPLEIRRLNGALGIMIQNLHGRIKEAADKSRQADEALNKAKVAQAAAEEASARAESARKEGMLAAAKQLESIAQALSSASAELSLQIKRSDQGAEESSKRLAGAATAMNEMNATVQDVARNAGLASGASLETRDKALAGAKVVQDAVNSINDVQQHSLSLKEDMTRLSEHAQAINQIMGVISDIADQTNLLALNAAIEAARAGDAGRGFAVVADEVRKLAEKTMISTSDVAKAIQAIQDSTAKSMTGVENAVNSIGVATELAGQSGEALRGIVEVVTATADQVNAIAAASEEQSAASEEINRSIVEVNEVSQLTAEAMNQASSAVADLTEQAKKLAALIEELQKS; the protein is encoded by the coding sequence ATGACCACACTTGTTTTTACTGAAGTAACAATCCCCCAACTTTCCGATGCGTTACACTCAAAATATGAGTATGGCCTTAAAAGCGTCGTTGACGTGGCGACGCAGGACATTACGGACAGGCTGAAGGGCGTCAACGACCCCAAGGAACAGTACGCGCTCATTGAAAAGTACACCGACTATCAGCGTTTTTTCCCCAATGACGAGGGGTACTTCTTTACCTACAAAATCGACGGCACGCGCATAAACGTGCCCACCAACAAATCTCAAAACGGCAAAAATGTCATTGATCTCAAAGACACTGACGGCGTTTTCTTTATTCGCGAGCTTATCGAAACCGCCAAAAAAGGCGGCGGTTTTGTATCTTACCGTTTTGACAAGCCGGGCGCTGGCGTGCAGCCCAAGCTGGCCTATACGCGCATAATCCCCGGTACTGACGTCATCATCGGCACCGGCGTGTACATTGACAGCGTAGAGGCCGAACGCGCGCGTATCGCCAACCTTGTTTCAGAAAAAAACAATCATTACGATCATCTTGAAATGCTCATCTGCGCGGGCATTCTTGCCGCCATTTTGTGCTTTGTCTGGGTTGTGGCCCGCATTATCTGCCGGCCGCTGCACCAGATCACCGTTGAGGCAGAAACCATCGCCAAGGGCGAAGAAGCCGTACGGCCCAAGCTCAAGGCAAGCTGTCCGCTCGAAATACGCAGGCTCAACGGCGCTCTTGGCATCATGATTCAAAACCTGCACGGGCGCATTAAAGAAGCAGCCGACAAATCCCGTCAGGCTGACGAGGCCCTGAACAAGGCCAAAGTAGCGCAGGCCGCTGCGGAAGAAGCCTCCGCGAGGGCAGAATCGGCCCGCAAGGAAGGCATGCTGGCGGCAGCAAAACAGCTGGAATCCATCGCTCAGGCGCTCTCCTCCGCCTCTGCCGAGCTTTCGCTCCAGATCAAGCGCTCGGACCAAGGCGCGGAGGAATCGTCCAAGCGCCTCGCTGGCGCGGCGACCGCCATGAACGAGATGAACGCCACCGTGCAGGACGTTGCCCGCAACGCCGGTCTGGCTTCGGGCGCGTCGCTTGAAACGCGCGACAAGGCCCTTGCCGGTGCAAAGGTCGTGCAGGATGCCGTAAACAGCATCAACGACGTGCAGCAGCATTCGCTGTCGCTCAAGGAAGACATGACCCGGCTGAGCGAGCACGCGCAGGCCATTAACCAGATAATGGGCGTTATTTCCGACATTGCCGACCAGACCAACCTGCTTGCGCTCAACGCCGCGATCGAAGCGGCCCGCGCCGGCGATGCAGGCCGGGGCTTTGCCGTTGTGGCAGACGAGGTACGCAAGCTGGCCGAAAAAACCATGATTTCGACCAGCGACGTGGCCAAGGCCATTCAGGCCATTCAGGACAGCACCGCCAAGAGCATGACGGGGGTGGAAAATGCGGTGAATTCCATCGGCGTTGCCACCGAGCTTGCCGGGCAATCGGGCGAAGCGCTGCGGGGCATTGTGGAGGTCGTCACCGCTACGGCTGATCAGGTCAACGCCATTGCCGCCGCCAGCGAAGAGCAGTCGGCAGCCAGCGAAGAGATCAATCGCAGCATTGTTGAAGTCAACGAGGTGTCGCAGCTTACGGCCGAAGCCATGAATCAGGCCTCCTCCGCCGTTGCCGACCTCACCGAGCAGGCCAAAAAACTTGCAGCGCTTATTGAAGAGTTGCAAAAGAGCTAG
- a CDS encoding aldehyde dehydrogenase family protein: MQDANSQTGADFSPDVDSIPADSALEELEERRYLIGGQLRRWTGPMRTVFSPLYVNGQQRVIGSCPELTEAESLEAVEAVSAAWDNGRGAWPTMRVEDRIAHVEEFARRMMDVRDQVVRLMVWEICKPLNDCRAEFDRTIDYIRATVDALKDLDRASSRFAIESGIYAQIRRAPLGPVLCMGPYNYPLNETFTTLIPALIMGNPVIVKTPRIGKLLYAPLLEAFAECFPAGVVNILFGDRRVAIPALESGRISVLAFIGSSKAADALRRHHPLPHRLRCVLGLDAKNAGIVLPCADMDLTVSEAVTGALSFNGQRCTALKIFYVHASRTEEFLAKFSQAIAALPMGLPWKPGVKITPLPVPGKVDELRGLVDEAVAKGARIANPRGGTYDRTLYYPTLMAGITADMRLHTEEQFAPVVPVVSYTDVAEAAAAVIASPFGQQASIFGTDPDAVASLIDPMVNQVCRVNINSQCQRGPDTFPFTGRKDSAEGTLSVSDALRAFSIRTLVAAKGSAPNKQLISDIVRYRKSNFLSTDFLF; the protein is encoded by the coding sequence ATGCAAGATGCAAACAGCCAGACCGGCGCTGATTTTTCGCCGGATGTTGACAGCATACCAGCAGACAGCGCCCTTGAAGAGCTTGAAGAACGCCGCTACCTCATAGGCGGCCAGCTGCGCCGCTGGACCGGCCCCATGCGCACGGTTTTTTCGCCGCTGTACGTCAACGGCCAGCAGCGCGTCATCGGCTCGTGCCCGGAGCTGACCGAGGCGGAATCCCTGGAGGCCGTGGAAGCTGTAAGCGCCGCGTGGGACAATGGCCGTGGCGCATGGCCCACCATGAGGGTTGAAGACCGCATAGCCCATGTTGAGGAGTTTGCCCGCCGCATGATGGACGTGCGCGATCAGGTGGTGCGCCTGATGGTCTGGGAAATCTGCAAGCCGCTTAATGACTGCCGTGCCGAATTTGACCGCACCATCGACTATATCCGCGCCACTGTGGACGCCCTTAAAGACCTGGACCGCGCCTCGTCGCGCTTTGCCATCGAAAGCGGCATCTACGCCCAGATACGCCGCGCGCCCCTTGGGCCGGTGCTGTGCATGGGGCCGTACAACTACCCCCTCAACGAAACCTTTACCACGCTTATTCCCGCGCTGATCATGGGCAACCCGGTCATCGTCAAGACGCCGCGCATCGGCAAGCTGCTGTACGCGCCGCTGCTTGAAGCCTTTGCCGAGTGCTTCCCCGCCGGCGTGGTGAACATACTCTTTGGCGACAGGCGCGTGGCTATTCCCGCGCTGGAATCGGGCCGCATCAGCGTGCTGGCGTTTATTGGCTCAAGCAAGGCCGCAGATGCGTTGCGCCGTCACCACCCCCTGCCCCACCGGCTGCGCTGCGTGCTTGGGCTGGACGCCAAAAATGCCGGTATCGTGCTGCCCTGCGCCGATATGGATTTGACCGTCTCCGAGGCGGTAACCGGGGCGCTGAGTTTTAACGGCCAGCGCTGCACCGCGCTCAAGATTTTTTATGTGCACGCCTCGCGCACCGAGGAGTTTCTGGCAAAATTCAGCCAGGCCATTGCCGCCCTGCCCATGGGCCTGCCGTGGAAACCGGGCGTCAAGATCACCCCGCTGCCGGTTCCCGGCAAGGTGGACGAACTGCGCGGTCTGGTGGACGAGGCCGTTGCCAAGGGAGCGCGCATAGCCAACCCGCGCGGCGGCACCTACGACCGCACGCTGTATTACCCCACCCTCATGGCGGGCATCACCGCCGACATGCGCCTGCATACAGAAGAGCAGTTTGCACCGGTTGTGCCTGTGGTTTCCTACACCGATGTTGCCGAAGCCGCAGCGGCCGTCATTGCCTCGCCCTTTGGCCAGCAGGCCAGCATATTCGGCACCGACCCCGATGCCGTGGCCTCGCTCATCGACCCCATGGTCAATCAGGTGTGCCGCGTCAATATCAACAGCCAGTGCCAGCGCGGGCCGGATACCTTCCCCTTTACCGGCCGCAAAGACTCCGCCGAAGGCACGCTCTCGGTCAGCGACGCGCTGCGGGCCTTCTCCATCCGCACGCTGGTGGCGGCCAAGGGATCCGCCCCCAACAAACAGCTGATTTCAGACATCGTGCGCTACCGCAAATCCAACTTCCTTTCCACGGATTTTCTATTCTAG